A single window of Microbacterium oryzae DNA harbors:
- a CDS encoding alpha-1,4-glucan--maltose-1-phosphate maltosyltransferase has product MIGRIPVIEVHPLIEGGALPAKATRGEPLPVRATVFREGHDLLGAEVVLTGPDGRRRPPVRMRELVKGTDRYEAWVTPDAEGPWTFEVQAWSDSLGTWEHNASVKIAAGVDVDLMFLEGRLLLERIDRADLSADETAALDAALAVATDDSRAAEERMADLASDELVALFHAHPLRDLLTTAGPYPLFADRPRALFGSWYEFFPRSEGARVDRRTGKVRSGTFKTAAKRLPAVAAMGFDVLYLPPIHPIGEVNRKGPNNTLTPGPDDPGSPWAIGSRHGGHDAIHPDLGTFDDFDAFVRRARRLGIEVALDLALQAAPDHPWAQTNPEFFTTRADGTIAYAENPPKKYQDIYPVNFDNDFDGIYDEVLRVLRVWMDHGVRIFRVDNPHTKTVAFWEKLLGEIRRTDPDVLFLSEAFTRPAMMRTLGAVGFHQSYTYFTWRTEKEEIEDYLREVSHETDHLLRPNFFVNTPDILHASLQYGGPAAFRMRATLAALSSPSWGMYAGYELYEHVAVKTGSEEYLDSEKYQIRIRDWEGAEQEGRTLAPYVTQLNQLRRAHPALQLLRNIVVHDTDDDHILCFSKSDGAGDTVIAVINLDPHGTRETVVHLDLEAAGLPEQFVVRDELTGAEWTWGAHDYVRLDPGYEVAHILTVRPLVEESATTIREDIS; this is encoded by the coding sequence ATGATCGGCCGCATCCCCGTGATCGAAGTCCACCCGCTCATCGAGGGCGGCGCGCTGCCGGCGAAGGCGACGCGCGGTGAGCCCCTCCCCGTCCGCGCGACGGTGTTCCGCGAGGGCCATGACCTGCTGGGGGCCGAGGTGGTCCTCACCGGGCCGGATGGCCGTCGCCGGCCGCCCGTCCGGATGCGCGAGCTGGTGAAGGGGACCGACCGCTACGAGGCGTGGGTCACGCCCGACGCAGAGGGTCCCTGGACGTTCGAGGTGCAGGCCTGGTCGGACTCCCTCGGCACGTGGGAGCACAACGCGAGCGTGAAGATCGCCGCGGGCGTCGACGTCGACCTCATGTTCCTCGAGGGGCGGCTGCTGCTCGAGCGGATCGACCGCGCAGACCTCTCCGCCGACGAGACCGCGGCCCTCGACGCCGCGCTCGCCGTCGCGACCGACGACTCGCGCGCGGCCGAGGAGCGGATGGCCGACCTCGCGAGCGACGAGCTCGTCGCGCTCTTCCACGCGCACCCGCTGCGCGACCTGCTCACCACGGCCGGCCCCTACCCGCTGTTCGCCGACCGCCCCCGCGCGCTGTTCGGCAGCTGGTACGAGTTCTTCCCGCGCTCGGAGGGCGCGCGCGTCGACCGCCGCACGGGCAAGGTGCGCAGCGGCACCTTCAAGACCGCGGCCAAGCGGCTGCCGGCGGTCGCCGCGATGGGCTTCGACGTGCTGTACCTCCCGCCGATCCACCCGATCGGCGAGGTGAACCGCAAGGGCCCGAACAACACCCTCACGCCGGGTCCCGACGACCCCGGGTCGCCGTGGGCGATCGGCTCCCGCCACGGCGGGCACGACGCCATCCACCCCGACCTCGGCACGTTCGACGACTTCGACGCGTTCGTGCGACGGGCTCGCCGGCTCGGCATCGAGGTCGCCCTCGACCTCGCCCTGCAGGCCGCCCCCGACCACCCGTGGGCGCAGACCAATCCCGAGTTCTTCACCACGCGCGCCGACGGCACCATCGCGTACGCGGAGAACCCGCCGAAGAAGTACCAGGACATCTACCCGGTCAACTTCGACAACGACTTCGACGGCATCTACGACGAGGTGCTGCGCGTGCTGCGGGTGTGGATGGACCACGGTGTGCGGATCTTCCGCGTCGACAACCCGCACACCAAGACCGTCGCCTTCTGGGAGAAGCTCCTCGGCGAGATCCGCCGCACCGACCCCGACGTGCTGTTCCTGTCCGAGGCGTTCACGCGCCCGGCCATGATGCGGACGCTGGGCGCGGTCGGCTTCCACCAGTCGTACACGTACTTCACGTGGCGCACCGAGAAGGAGGAGATCGAGGACTACCTGCGCGAGGTGTCGCACGAGACCGACCACCTGCTGCGGCCGAACTTCTTCGTCAACACCCCCGACATCCTGCACGCGTCGCTGCAGTACGGGGGCCCGGCGGCCTTCCGCATGCGCGCGACGCTGGCGGCGCTCAGCTCGCCCTCCTGGGGCATGTACGCGGGGTACGAGCTCTACGAGCACGTCGCGGTGAAGACCGGCAGCGAGGAGTACCTCGACAGCGAGAAGTACCAGATCCGCATCCGCGACTGGGAGGGCGCCGAGCAGGAGGGGCGCACCCTCGCGCCGTACGTGACGCAGCTCAACCAGCTGCGCCGCGCGCACCCCGCGCTGCAGCTGCTGCGCAACATCGTCGTGCACGACACCGACGACGACCACATCCTCTGCTTCTCCAAGTCCGACGGGGCGGGCGACACCGTGATCGCGGTGATCAATCTCGACCCCCACGGCACGCGGGAGACGGTCGTGCACCTCGATCTGGAGGCCGCGGGGCTTCCCGAGCAGTTCGTCGTCCGCGACGAGCTCACCGGAGCGGAGTGGACCTGGGGCGCCCACGACTACGTGCGGCTCGACCCGGGGTACGAGGTCGCGCACATCCTCACCGTGCGTCCGCTCGTCGAGGAATCGGCCACCACCATCCGAGAGGACATCTCGTGA
- the glgX gene encoding glycogen debranching protein GlgX, whose product MSPETWSRTGESRAIWPGRNWPLGATWTAEATNFAVHAPHATRAWLCLFDDTDSETRHELTEHSQGIWHGAVPGIVPGQRYGYRVDGPWDPSQGFRHNPKKLLLDPYALATSGTIVAEQPLYGVNWEDPALRDDADSAAYTARSVVVDPSFDWQGEEPIKRRWRDTVIYELHVKGFTKLHDRIPEHLRGTYAGLTEPAVVDYLHDLGVTAVELLPVQQFFSEPALLDRGLTNYWGYNTQSFFAPDASYSASGDRGGQVHEFKRMVKALHGSGIEVILDVVYNHTAESGPRGPVLSFRGLDDRGTYKRVKPKDGRFDDTYWDVTGCGNTVNTTDPMTLRLILDSLRYWVTEMHVDGFRFDLTSALTRTGYDVDFACAFLMAIDQDPVLRHVKLIAEPWDVSAEGYLVGRMPQPWVEWNDQYRDTLRDFWRGQAAVTDVATRLAGSSDLYGRQRTPYNSINFITAHDGFTLRDLVSYNGKHNEANGEQNRDGTDANRSWNHGVEGETDDADIVARRRRQAMNLMASLCLSNGVPMITAGDERGRTQRGNNNAYCQDNEISWVDWRADDAWLDVYELTKAALRLRREHLALRQRRWFEGQPTVEGGPADLLWLHPEGHRMRHGDWADQGLKAIGMFLSGGPLREPGPHGEQLVDNSFLLWFNAGTGETTIRHPENDWIRAGRVVLSTDEAVPVGTGVSIEEPLVLGPQSMVVVQSLGAPR is encoded by the coding sequence GTGAGTCCGGAAACGTGGTCCCGCACCGGGGAGAGCAGAGCGATCTGGCCAGGTCGCAACTGGCCCCTCGGCGCGACCTGGACCGCCGAGGCGACGAACTTCGCGGTGCACGCCCCGCACGCCACCCGGGCATGGCTCTGTCTGTTCGATGACACGGATTCCGAGACGCGCCACGAGCTGACCGAGCACTCCCAGGGGATCTGGCACGGCGCCGTCCCCGGGATCGTCCCCGGCCAGCGCTACGGCTACCGGGTGGATGGCCCGTGGGATCCGTCCCAGGGGTTCCGGCACAATCCGAAGAAGCTGCTGCTCGACCCGTACGCGCTCGCGACGAGCGGCACGATCGTCGCGGAGCAGCCGCTGTACGGCGTGAACTGGGAGGACCCCGCGCTGCGCGATGACGCGGACTCCGCCGCGTACACGGCTCGCAGCGTCGTCGTGGACCCGTCGTTCGACTGGCAGGGCGAGGAGCCCATCAAGCGGCGATGGCGCGACACCGTGATCTACGAGCTGCACGTGAAGGGGTTCACGAAGCTCCACGACCGCATCCCCGAGCACCTGCGGGGGACGTACGCGGGGCTGACCGAGCCCGCGGTCGTCGACTACCTGCACGACCTCGGCGTGACGGCGGTGGAGCTGCTGCCCGTGCAGCAGTTCTTCTCGGAGCCGGCCCTCCTCGATCGCGGTCTCACGAACTACTGGGGATACAACACCCAGTCGTTCTTCGCGCCCGATGCCTCGTACTCGGCCTCCGGCGACCGCGGCGGGCAGGTGCACGAGTTCAAGCGCATGGTGAAGGCGCTGCACGGCTCCGGCATCGAGGTCATCCTCGACGTCGTCTACAACCACACCGCCGAGTCCGGTCCCCGCGGCCCGGTGCTGTCGTTCCGCGGGCTCGACGACCGCGGCACGTACAAGCGCGTGAAGCCGAAGGACGGCCGCTTCGACGACACGTACTGGGACGTGACCGGCTGCGGCAACACAGTGAACACGACCGACCCGATGACGCTGCGGCTCATCCTCGACTCGCTGCGGTACTGGGTGACGGAGATGCACGTCGACGGCTTCCGCTTCGATCTCACCTCGGCGCTCACCCGCACCGGCTACGACGTCGACTTCGCGTGCGCGTTCCTCATGGCGATCGACCAGGACCCGGTGCTGCGGCACGTGAAGCTCATCGCAGAGCCGTGGGACGTGTCCGCGGAGGGGTACCTCGTGGGCCGGATGCCGCAGCCGTGGGTGGAGTGGAACGACCAGTACCGCGACACCCTCCGCGACTTCTGGCGCGGACAGGCGGCCGTCACCGACGTCGCGACGCGGCTGGCGGGCTCGAGCGATCTCTACGGCCGGCAGCGCACGCCCTACAACTCCATCAACTTCATCACCGCGCACGACGGCTTCACGCTGCGCGACCTCGTGAGCTACAACGGCAAGCACAACGAGGCCAATGGCGAGCAGAACCGCGACGGCACCGACGCGAACCGCTCGTGGAACCACGGCGTCGAGGGCGAGACCGACGACGCCGACATCGTCGCCCGGCGTCGTCGGCAGGCGATGAACCTCATGGCCTCGCTGTGCCTGTCGAACGGCGTGCCGATGATCACCGCGGGCGACGAGCGCGGCCGCACGCAGCGCGGCAACAACAACGCCTACTGCCAGGACAACGAGATCTCCTGGGTGGACTGGCGCGCCGACGACGCATGGCTCGACGTGTACGAGCTGACGAAGGCCGCGCTGCGCCTCCGCCGCGAGCACCTCGCCCTGCGTCAGCGCCGGTGGTTCGAGGGGCAGCCCACGGTCGAGGGCGGCCCCGCCGACCTGCTGTGGCTGCACCCGGAGGGCCACCGCATGCGTCACGGGGACTGGGCGGATCAGGGCCTCAAGGCGATCGGGATGTTCCTCTCCGGCGGCCCGCTGCGCGAGCCGGGCCCGCACGGCGAGCAGCTCGTGGACAACTCGTTCCTGCTGTGGTTCAACGCGGGAACCGGCGAGACGACCATCCGCCATCCTGAGAACGACTGGATCCGCGCCGGGCGCGTGGTGCTCTCGACCGACGAGGCCGTGCCGGTCGGCACGGGCGTGTCCATCGAGGAGCCGCTCGTCCTGGGGCCGCAGAGCATGGTGGTCGTGCAGTCGCTCGGCGCGCCGCGCTGA
- a CDS encoding ribokinase codes for MSEAGPVVVLGSANMDLVTRQPRLPEPGETMAGTDFTTGPGGKGLNQAVAARRAGAEVMFLGAVGDDGFGGELREFLAGEGVDVSGLRTGPTATGIAQVSVLDGGENSIVIVAGANAADDLTDGDRAWIARAAAVVVQLERPLALVEEALAAARAAGALTVLTPAPVHPDAARLVALADILVPNEAEALALSGCADVEAAARRLSGAGGTAIVTRGARGVLVARDAEIVAAVPARAVDAVDTTGAGDTFVGVLVAWLIRGEPLERAVDAASVAASIAVTRPGAAAAMPERAEIVAALG; via the coding sequence GTGAGCGAAGCAGGACCCGTCGTCGTGCTGGGCAGCGCCAACATGGATCTCGTCACCCGGCAGCCGCGGCTGCCCGAGCCCGGCGAGACCATGGCGGGCACGGACTTCACCACCGGCCCCGGCGGCAAGGGGCTCAATCAGGCCGTCGCCGCACGCCGCGCGGGCGCCGAGGTGATGTTCCTCGGCGCGGTCGGCGACGACGGGTTCGGCGGCGAGCTGCGGGAGTTCCTCGCCGGCGAGGGCGTCGACGTCTCGGGGCTCCGCACCGGCCCGACGGCGACCGGCATCGCCCAGGTCAGCGTGCTCGACGGCGGCGAGAACAGCATCGTCATCGTCGCGGGCGCGAACGCCGCCGACGACCTGACGGATGGCGACCGCGCGTGGATCGCGCGCGCTGCGGCGGTCGTGGTGCAGCTCGAGCGCCCGCTCGCGCTCGTCGAGGAGGCGCTCGCCGCGGCCCGTGCGGCGGGGGCGCTCACCGTGCTCACTCCCGCGCCCGTGCATCCCGACGCCGCGCGGCTGGTGGCACTGGCCGACATCCTCGTGCCGAACGAGGCGGAGGCGCTCGCGCTCTCGGGATGCGCCGACGTCGAGGCCGCCGCACGCCGCCTCAGCGGGGCGGGCGGCACGGCGATCGTCACCCGCGGCGCCCGGGGCGTGCTCGTCGCCCGCGACGCGGAGATCGTCGCGGCCGTGCCTGCGCGCGCGGTGGACGCGGTCGACACCACCGGCGCGGGCGACACCTTCGTCGGCGTGCTCGTGGCGTGGCTCATCCGCGGTGAGCCGCTCGAGCGCGCGGTCGACGCCGCGAGCGTCGCGGCGTCGATCGCGGTGACGAGGCCCGGTGCCGCCGCGGCGATGCCGGAGCGGGCCGAGATCGTCGCCGCGCTCGGCTGA
- a CDS encoding fucose isomerase, giving the protein MSYTLPAPAIRPELAPKTAYLIASGDLRESANTAGWPTQVELEAAVTRVVEGLGWQVVRANDIDPDTGHGFISSQRMGLEVFKTIPEDAPLIVAEAVWQYSHHVLAGLRTHRGPVLTVANFAGDWPGLVGLLGLNAGLAKMGRDYATIWSVDFADDWFRDGIREWIETGSIAHDTSHVRPLPELPESAERELGRALGDQLLADKALIGVFDEGCMGMYNAIFDDELLNPTGIYKERLSQSALYAEMLTVPDEEADAVGAWLRDRGMTFRLGSDERTELTETQLRWQFKMYIAALRIADDFGLDAVGIQYQQGLKDLVPASDLAEGLLNSTERPPVHSRDGSRELYAGRALPHFNEADEGVAVDALVTDRVWTAMGLVPDNTLHDVRWGEEYDGRFVWVYEISGSVPGSHLGGWDQAEGWRQDPVFFPAGGATVNGVSKPGELVISRVFIAEGVLQADIFRGTAVELPAEETERRKQATNPEWPIAHVVLHGIDRDQFMARHRANHAQVVYAPDAETADRALVAKAAMLDRMGIRVNLAGEVRI; this is encoded by the coding sequence ATGTCCTACACCCTCCCCGCTCCGGCCATCCGCCCCGAGCTCGCCCCGAAGACCGCCTACCTGATCGCGAGCGGCGATCTGCGCGAGTCGGCCAACACCGCCGGATGGCCGACGCAGGTCGAGCTGGAGGCCGCCGTCACGCGCGTGGTCGAGGGTCTCGGCTGGCAGGTCGTCCGCGCGAACGACATCGATCCCGACACCGGACACGGTTTCATCTCGAGTCAGCGGATGGGCCTGGAGGTCTTTAAGACCATCCCCGAGGACGCTCCGCTCATCGTCGCCGAGGCGGTGTGGCAGTACTCCCATCACGTGCTCGCCGGCCTCCGCACCCACCGCGGCCCGGTGCTCACGGTGGCGAACTTCGCGGGCGACTGGCCCGGCCTCGTCGGGCTCCTCGGGCTCAACGCGGGTCTGGCGAAGATGGGCCGCGACTACGCCACGATCTGGTCGGTCGACTTCGCCGACGACTGGTTCCGCGACGGCATCCGCGAGTGGATCGAGACGGGGAGCATCGCCCACGACACCTCGCACGTGCGGCCGCTGCCCGAGCTGCCCGAGAGCGCGGAGCGGGAGCTCGGCCGCGCGCTCGGCGACCAGCTGCTGGCGGACAAGGCGCTCATCGGCGTCTTCGACGAGGGCTGCATGGGCATGTACAACGCGATCTTCGACGACGAGCTGCTGAACCCCACCGGCATCTACAAGGAGCGGCTGTCGCAGTCCGCCCTGTACGCCGAGATGCTCACCGTGCCCGACGAGGAGGCCGACGCGGTCGGCGCCTGGCTGCGCGATCGCGGCATGACCTTCCGCCTCGGGAGCGATGAGAGGACCGAGCTCACCGAGACGCAGCTGCGCTGGCAGTTCAAGATGTACATTGCCGCGCTGCGCATCGCCGACGACTTCGGGCTCGACGCCGTGGGCATCCAGTACCAGCAGGGCCTGAAGGACCTCGTGCCCGCGTCCGACCTCGCCGAGGGGCTGCTGAACTCGACCGAGCGCCCGCCGGTGCACTCCCGCGACGGCTCCCGCGAGCTCTACGCGGGGCGCGCGCTGCCGCACTTCAACGAAGCCGACGAGGGTGTCGCGGTCGACGCGCTGGTCACCGACCGCGTCTGGACCGCGATGGGGCTGGTGCCCGACAACACCCTGCACGACGTGCGCTGGGGCGAGGAGTACGACGGCCGGTTCGTGTGGGTCTACGAGATCTCCGGCTCCGTCCCCGGCTCGCACCTCGGCGGATGGGACCAGGCCGAGGGATGGCGGCAGGACCCGGTCTTCTTCCCTGCCGGCGGCGCGACCGTCAACGGGGTCTCGAAGCCCGGCGAGCTCGTCATCTCCCGTGTCTTCATCGCCGAGGGCGTGCTGCAGGCCGACATCTTCCGCGGCACCGCGGTGGAGCTGCCGGCCGAGGAGACCGAGCGCCGCAAGCAGGCGACGAACCCGGAGTGGCCCATCGCGCACGTCGTGCTGCACGGCATCGACCGCGATCAGTTCATGGCGCGGCACCGGGCCAACCACGCGCAGGTCGTCTACGCCCCCGACGCGGAGACCGCCGACCGCGCGCTGGTGGCGAAGGCCGCGATGCTCGATCGGATGGGCATTCGCGTGAACCTGGCCGGCGAGGTGCGCATCTGA
- a CDS encoding dihydrodipicolinate synthase family protein: MTRRDILTAVPTSFHADGSLDLEGSRSIFRYVAQSGNEGAFVLGTTGEFPAIDDAEFAQLVEAALADLGDAMRVVVHVGAPSAFEAVRRVHRARELGATEFAAVTPYYLPASDDALLRYYDTLSDAVGEGSLYVYAYPARTGNPVSPELLGRLAERTNIVGVKASELSLEEIAAYRAAVPDEFVIYTGADRDLVAAGGVGAQGVVSGVSSVLPKPFRALAAAADSGDSDRVAAAQADVDDIVSVIGGDMPRMKAAYRAMGVADGHCRMALDEPSADALSEIDRVIAAHR, translated from the coding sequence ATGACCCGCCGAGACATCCTCACCGCCGTGCCGACGTCGTTCCACGCCGACGGCAGCCTCGATCTCGAGGGCAGCCGGTCGATCTTCCGCTACGTCGCGCAGTCGGGCAACGAGGGCGCCTTCGTCCTCGGCACGACCGGGGAGTTCCCGGCGATCGACGACGCGGAGTTCGCGCAGCTCGTCGAGGCCGCCCTCGCCGACCTCGGCGACGCCATGCGCGTGGTCGTGCACGTCGGCGCACCCAGCGCGTTCGAGGCGGTGCGACGCGTGCACAGGGCGCGCGAGCTCGGCGCGACGGAGTTCGCCGCCGTCACGCCGTACTACCTGCCGGCCTCCGACGACGCGCTGCTGCGCTACTACGACACCCTCTCCGACGCGGTGGGCGAGGGCAGTCTCTACGTCTACGCCTATCCCGCGCGCACCGGCAATCCCGTCTCGCCAGAGCTCCTCGGGCGTCTCGCCGAGCGGACCAACATCGTGGGGGTGAAGGCCAGCGAGCTCTCGCTCGAGGAGATCGCCGCGTACCGCGCCGCGGTGCCCGACGAGTTCGTCATCTACACCGGCGCCGACCGCGACCTCGTCGCAGCGGGCGGGGTGGGCGCGCAGGGTGTGGTGTCGGGAGTGTCGTCGGTGCTGCCGAAGCCCTTCCGCGCGCTCGCCGCCGCAGCGGACTCCGGCGACTCCGACCGCGTGGCGGCCGCGCAGGCCGACGTCGACGACATCGTCTCGGTCATCGGCGGCGACATGCCGCGCATGAAGGCGGCCTACCGCGCCATGGGCGTCGCCGACGGCCACTGCCGCATGGCGCTCGACGAGCCGTCCGCCGACGCGCTGTCCGAGATCGACCGCGTCATCGCGGCCCACCGCTGA
- a CDS encoding tripartite tricarboxylate transporter permease translates to MNALAEGLGSLLDISVALYMLVGLLLGFLVGAFPGITATMAVALAAGFTMTLEPVQGLAVLLTIYVAANFGDRVPAILVNTPGTPASVATTLDGYPMAKQGRAGLALTISAIVSAVGILASIVLFAALAVPIATLARNYFRSPELFALVLFGIAIMIGISSKSMLKGVLAGLIGLMLGSVGTYAATADQRFTFGVLELAEGLNFIAVIIGLFGIAELLDQLITHHESKVRPISSLGRWMPNRGELKQTGRAVAVSGAVGLGVGLIPAAGGDIAGLIGWERARAASKQPELFGKGSIEGVAASDTASSATLGGSLTTTMALGIPGDSVMAVMIGSMIIWGITPGPTLFADRPELVVSITAIMTVATLLSLGLSLVRMRGMVKLLDIPRPYLWSGILVFCIIGTYATSNSISAVVQMLVFGVVGLAFKRLAIPAGPVVLGLLLGPLAEQNLARTLAILPTQPFFSVVSPIALVLLALAVASVVVPVIRNARRPREKRASLADSVLSDETVAEIEQAHDELRGRPDLLTSTIRSDGAPQPQRRRKNRKEPRS, encoded by the coding sequence GTGAACGCGCTCGCCGAGGGCCTCGGCTCCCTCCTCGACATCTCCGTCGCCCTCTACATGCTCGTCGGGCTCCTGCTCGGCTTCCTCGTCGGCGCCTTCCCCGGCATCACCGCCACCATGGCGGTCGCGCTCGCCGCCGGGTTCACGATGACGCTCGAGCCCGTGCAGGGTCTCGCGGTGCTGCTCACGATCTACGTCGCCGCGAACTTCGGCGACCGCGTGCCGGCCATCCTCGTGAACACCCCGGGCACGCCCGCCTCGGTCGCCACGACGCTCGATGGCTACCCCATGGCGAAGCAGGGGCGCGCGGGACTCGCCCTGACCATCTCCGCCATCGTCAGCGCGGTCGGCATCCTCGCCTCGATCGTGCTGTTCGCCGCACTCGCCGTGCCGATCGCGACGCTCGCGCGCAACTACTTCCGTTCGCCGGAGCTCTTCGCCCTCGTGCTCTTCGGCATCGCGATCATGATCGGCATCTCCTCGAAGTCGATGCTGAAGGGCGTGCTGGCCGGTCTCATCGGGCTCATGCTCGGCAGCGTCGGCACGTACGCAGCCACCGCCGACCAGCGCTTCACGTTCGGCGTGCTCGAGCTCGCCGAGGGCCTCAACTTCATCGCCGTGATCATCGGCCTGTTCGGCATCGCCGAGCTGCTCGATCAGCTCATCACCCACCACGAGTCGAAGGTGCGGCCCATCTCGTCCCTCGGACGGTGGATGCCGAACCGCGGCGAGCTCAAGCAGACCGGCCGCGCGGTCGCCGTCAGCGGCGCGGTGGGTCTCGGTGTCGGTCTCATCCCCGCCGCCGGCGGCGACATCGCCGGCCTCATCGGCTGGGAGCGCGCTCGCGCGGCGTCCAAGCAGCCCGAGCTGTTCGGCAAGGGGTCGATCGAGGGCGTCGCGGCGTCGGACACCGCCTCCAGTGCCACGCTCGGCGGATCGCTCACCACGACCATGGCGCTCGGCATCCCGGGCGATTCCGTGATGGCGGTGATGATCGGGTCGATGATCATCTGGGGGATCACCCCCGGGCCGACGCTGTTCGCGGACCGCCCGGAGCTCGTCGTCTCGATCACCGCGATCATGACCGTGGCCACGCTGCTCTCGCTCGGGCTCAGCCTGGTGCGCATGCGCGGCATGGTGAAGCTGCTCGACATCCCCCGCCCGTACCTGTGGAGCGGCATCCTCGTCTTCTGCATCATCGGCACCTACGCGACGTCGAACAGCATCTCCGCGGTCGTCCAGATGCTCGTCTTCGGCGTGGTCGGCCTCGCCTTCAAGCGCCTGGCCATCCCCGCGGGGCCGGTGGTCCTCGGACTCCTCCTCGGCCCGCTGGCGGAGCAGAACCTCGCCCGCACCCTGGCCATCCTGCCCACGCAGCCCTTCTTCTCGGTGGTGAGCCCGATCGCGCTCGTCCTCCTCGCGCTGGCGGTGGCCTCGGTCGTCGTGCCGGTGATCCGCAACGCGCGGCGCCCGCGCGAGAAGCGCGCCTCCCTGGCCGACTCCGTGCTCAGCGACGAGACCGTCGCCGAGATCGAGCAGGCTCACGACGAGCTGCGGGGCCGACCCGATCTGCTCACCTCGACCATCCGCAGCGACGGGGCTCCGCAGCCGCAGCGCCGCCGCAAGAACCGCAAGGAGCCCCGCTCATGA
- a CDS encoding tripartite tricarboxylate transporter TctB family protein, whose protein sequence is MSSSVDIETGAPPRPSRALEVAFAVLALAGSAVYLALATQIELRRESAGGMDARSWPIVLGVAAVAVAIALLAIAVTRPPATRDDLERVSPGGWLRATLALVVSAAFIALWSVGDVIAFGYRIELFPIVAALYLFVLMLVFGQRRWIGLIVYPLAITAFIYVVFGMLLRIPL, encoded by the coding sequence ATGAGCTCGTCCGTCGACATCGAGACGGGCGCCCCTCCGCGCCCGTCTCGGGCGCTCGAGGTCGCCTTCGCCGTGCTCGCACTGGCGGGATCCGCCGTCTACCTCGCGCTGGCGACGCAGATCGAGCTGCGCCGCGAGTCCGCAGGCGGCATGGACGCCCGCAGCTGGCCCATCGTGCTGGGGGTCGCGGCGGTGGCCGTCGCCATCGCCCTCCTCGCCATCGCCGTCACCCGCCCGCCCGCCACGCGCGACGACCTCGAGCGCGTCTCGCCCGGCGGCTGGCTGCGCGCGACGCTGGCCCTCGTCGTCTCGGCCGCGTTCATCGCGCTGTGGTCGGTGGGCGATGTCATCGCCTTCGGCTACCGGATCGAGCTCTTCCCGATCGTCGCCGCCCTGTACCTCTTCGTGCTCATGCTCGTCTTCGGGCAGCGGCGCTGGATCGGGCTCATCGTCTATCCCCTCGCCATCACGGCCTTCATCTACGTCGTGTTCGGCATGCTCCTGAGGATCCCCCTGTGA
- a CDS encoding Bug family tripartite tricarboxylate transporter substrate binding protein, which yields MPRPIRFAAAIAGAGLTAVALAACTPVAEEGEASSYPEKDIRLIIQADAGGGSDLSSRALATELEGILDVSVIPENMPGASGALAMEYVAEQEPDGYVIGFGPVEISMLNTTQNADVLPENYDLLGQIMLAPGVISVSADSDIQSLEDLVAQAESGAVTVSNSGAGSIWEAATLGLGEAVGAEFQPVPYDGGATAVSAAASGEVVAAVSGVGEALAQEDSVRILAIMHDERHPDLPDVPTVSEAVGEDVEFGGWGGIYAPAGLPGDVHDTLEAAIAEAVESDTYQDFQKNAGNLVVYRDSAEFTTFVEDQFTQFQELLG from the coding sequence ATGCCCCGCCCCATCCGTTTCGCCGCAGCAATCGCCGGCGCCGGCCTCACCGCCGTGGCGCTCGCCGCCTGCACCCCCGTCGCCGAAGAGGGGGAGGCCTCCTCGTACCCGGAGAAGGACATCCGCCTCATCATCCAGGCCGACGCGGGCGGCGGCTCCGACCTCTCCTCGCGCGCTCTGGCGACCGAGCTCGAGGGAATCCTCGACGTGAGCGTCATCCCCGAGAACATGCCCGGCGCCTCGGGTGCGCTCGCCATGGAGTACGTCGCCGAGCAGGAGCCGGACGGCTACGTCATCGGCTTCGGCCCCGTCGAGATCTCCATGCTGAACACCACGCAGAACGCCGACGTGCTGCCGGAGAACTACGACCTCCTCGGACAGATCATGCTCGCCCCCGGTGTCATCTCGGTGAGCGCCGACAGCGACATCCAGTCGCTGGAGGACCTCGTCGCGCAGGCCGAGTCGGGCGCGGTCACCGTCTCGAACTCGGGAGCCGGCTCCATCTGGGAGGCGGCGACCCTCGGCCTCGGCGAGGCCGTCGGAGCGGAATTCCAGCCGGTGCCCTACGACGGCGGTGCGACCGCGGTCAGCGCCGCGGCGTCGGGAGAGGTCGTCGCGGCCGTCTCCGGCGTGGGCGAGGCCCTCGCGCAGGAGGACTCCGTGCGCATCCTCGCGATCATGCACGACGAGCGCCACCCCGACCTGCCCGACGTGCCGACCGTCTCCGAGGCCGTCGGCGAGGACGTCGAGTTCGGCGGCTGGGGCGGCATCTACGCCCCCGCCGGTCTCCCGGGCGACGTGCACGACACGCTCGAGGCCGCGATCGCCGAAGCCGTCGAGAGCGACACGTACCAGGACTTCCAGAAGAACGCGGGCAACCTCGTCGTCTACCGCGACTCCGCCGAGTTCACGACGTTCGTGGAGGACCAGTTCACGCAGTTCCAGGAGCTGCTGGGCTGA